From the Candida dubliniensis CD36 chromosome 2, complete sequence genome, the window ATAGAGGTTGTAGTTACTATTGACAGTGGTGGTGTTAATGGTAGTCAGTTAGTCAGTCAGTCAGTATACCCTCGGTTATCTATTATACATACTTTTACACCAAGTATTATAAGGATGAACTCTCACACACAATTAGTTTTTTTGTGCACGCtcatttaaattctttagTACCAATCTTCGCTACTACTTCGTGGTgtgcatttttttttttttcctgaTTGTGATATctcaaaaacaacaacaacaacaacaacaaacattTACATAgatcatttcatttcataCTTTCAAACCCATACATACACAAATGAGTAGCAGTAATACACCAAACAAACAAGCAATAACACCGAATGAAAGACAATCGATACTACGAACAACAATAACTCCACCATCTTCAACCACTAGTGGTAATCATCCTGATCCTTCATtgtcatcatcttcttcttcatcagttACACAACGGAAATTATCTCATTTAAATTCTCAAATGGCTCAATTAAATGCAAATTTATGtgattttaatgatttattggTGACTACATGTAGTCAATATCAAAGTATAGAAAAATTGGGGAAAATTCATGCCAGTATATTTATGGCTGGTCATACAGTTTTCgaagatgaaaattttaattaaatagAAATATTCCAGGCCAGGCCAGACACGGTCTAGTTATATGGATATGATAAATTGTTAAATTGATGTCAaacttttattattattattatgtacaaattgatatatatatatatatatatatagaatTCCTTTCTATTTCCGAATTCAACTCATATTATAAACTATTCTTAACTTTGTTTCTCCTGTTCCTGTTGCTTGTCTTGCTTGtcttgattttgtttttctaaatataatttatataatttcttcttttctaatttttctttaataaataaatctttttcaatatctaaATATTCTTTAGTTTGATATTTTGCTACACAAGCTAAACtttcttcatttatttttgaacaatttttcatacCATCCATAGGATTAgaataattatttgaacattcaatatattttttaattaaatcatcacATTTAGCAAAAGCTTTTTTCCTCCATCGTTCAAATACtgctttttcttcttttggaGTTATTATCCAACTTGGTAAATTGGGATTTGTAGGTAAATCTACATCAGAATAGgatttcttatttttattataataattactCATCGGGGGGTGGGTTGAATagtgtggtggtggtggtggttggattgatttgatattcCATTATTAAGTtcggtttttttttttttttcctgaACCAAAATCTCAttcgattttttttttctcatGGTTccatattattattattattgaacaTGCGAGAACGACCGCGAGAGAAAAACTCTTatgtttcaaaatcaaaatcaaaatcaaaacaaaccacacacacacatcAAGTATTTGAATCCTTTTGACACTTCACACTTTATCCCCACCCCTTTAGTCATGGCATCATCAGTtgagaaattaaataaacttATTGAAGAAGTTAATAATCAAGATGAAttacaattaattgaagaaatcaatCTTTATATTAAAACTCTTTATGAATTACGACAAATTAAAATCGATCAATTATCCAatataattcatcaattaaatcaaaaaatcattactagtaataaagaaattaatcaattaaataaaataaatgattataattatgaattaattaaagttaataatttcaattttattgatgGGTCTTGGTCTCAACTGTTTcaatttacaaattttgatcgaatatcatcatcaatatcagaCACtagtcatcatcatcatcatcatgataataatattttccaaatgataaataaacgattaaatgaattagataatttaaaagttattattgttaaagaattaaatgatttagaaacaaatttaaataatttaaaatataaacaaaataatttatatgaATCAATGGaagatattaatgataaattagataaattattaaatgatattgataaactGGGGATAATAGATCAAGATCCTTCAATTTTaagaattaatttatttagaAATTTAGGTataaaattggaaaataccccccataataataataataataataataacactACCAGGAGTGATGGTGATACTGATGATTGTGTGATAATTactgatgataataataatgtcaatatattaaatattgaacCTAAATTAAGTGATTATTTTAtatcaaattatatttgGGATAAACTATAAGATGTATTATATGAATATttgtatatgtatatgtatatgtattgtaatattaatattaattttaatagtAACTATTTACAGTGAAATGTTGTTTAAGATAGAATCAATATTGTAACCAAATGAAATAcccttccttccttccttccttcttttcttccttCCCTCCTTCTTTCCttccttcttttcttccttCCTTGCTTCCTTTTTTACCTtcttaaatcaaaaatagGAAACTTATTTACTCTctttattgattcaatttacaaaacacctctttctctttctcctCCACCTTCTCTTTCAccttctctttctctttcacTTTTGTTTagaaatattttggattttCTCTAAATGATAATTTCGTCCATTTAGGTACTCGATGAATTGGTTTACGATAATTTTTCGAATGTCTATTAAATGTAGTATATTTATCTCTTGTCgtcatttcattttctttagggaattgaaattttaaataatcaatttttttaaaattagtTAAATCTCCTATAGATTTATTCTCTtgaattttaattaatccttgataaatattattaatattttcatcaacttGTTTCATCCGATTAcgtaatttatatttttgagTAGAAGTTAATCTTGATGtaaatttccaaatataACCTCCTGATctaattaatgatgaaaacaTGATGAAATAATCCTGATTGAAGTAGATtgtaaaatataattaattagGTGTATTTCGTTTTCCCCTCCTTGTCTCTGGTTGGTCTCTTTTTtctctgttttttttggtttggtttggattggtttgaaaaattttcttctcAACTCCAACATCTCAAAAtcttcaacaaaaatttcaatcaaatttgtcTTCTACAAAACATATTATCActttattaaacaaaaatttattaagtttataaataatagactaaagttttaaatttgaGTGGTAGatgatatatatttttatttcttttgataGACAGcatttaaataattatcaatttatctTATTTGTGAATTATTATGTATATATAGATCACGTGATTGTCTTACATAATATTTTGTCACGTGATCTGTAGATAATTTTCTGTATTTGAGACCATTTAATGTTGCAAGGTATAAAtgaattgcaaaaaaaaaaaaacagaaagaaagaaagtgTTTATTGATACATTCTAGAACAAATAGAGATACGGAAATAAGTTATCTACTTTTTAATTGAGTTATAAATTCTGGATATCTGGGATATCTGGTGAGTTTATGTTGtggggggggagggggggattattttaattttatgttattattcttgattaattgatcgaaattgaataaaccaaaaccaaaacctAAACTTAAAGTATGGTTTagaattttgattttgaaaattattatttaaatgaagaaatgaTATTTGTCATTATATATTACTTGTAAGAGAGGTTTAGATTAATggtatgtatatatatagggggggaggggggtGGAGAGGCGGTGGTATATTTCCGtgtttataataataaaataataataatttgagaaaaagagaaaaagagaaaaagagaagGGTAGACCGTAGTAGATGGgccattttgtttttttttttattttttgtttgataatattggatttttgtttttcctttctAATAGGTtatatgttgttgttgttgttgttgattataGAATGAGGCAATGTTGGggatttttattttgaaaatatgtGTGTGTCAGTTGCCAGTTgctagtagtagtagtagtagtagtagtagtaatagaTTAATTGCATTTTTCAGAAGGagtattatatatatatatatatattggtGTTTTCACATCAAATATATGGAAAGAAAGGGATTAACAAAATtctaaacaaaaattagaaataataaataataatatttaacatggatttggatttgttCTAGaactaatattatttttgtagcagttgttgttggttggttggttggttggttgattATAATCCTGAAATAAGtaaagaaaattgaatatgaatatgaatGTGAATATGTGACGAATCTGCATATTTCGTCATAGTTAACACCTTTCTTAAAATGTGTTTAATTATCCTAacattattcaattatacGTGTTCAGAATTGGTTGCAAAGTTATCAACTCAATTCACACTATATAAACCTTATACTTTCTTCTacattttttatattttttttttatatattggctttttctttttagaatcaaatcaatacttttttttttatcatttagaTACATCTTTTCATCTATTAATAGATTATCTTTCAATATATATCAAAACACGGCACAGTCACGTGCCAAAAAAGGATATAAGAAGGAACTTCATATGAATACTGCCCCACCACCAAAGTAGAGGAATTTACTCCACATTTGTCTGTTtcagaaattttttttttttttttttttcgggATTGAGAAAAATTATAGAGTTTGATTGACtgtaaatcatcatcatctttagTAAAagtgatttcaatttcaaaaattttcataTGGGAATCCCGGTTTTCGGAAgtaaatggtaataatggtggtggtggtgcaGTATACAGTGCTATGTAAGGACAAAATAAGCTCCGTTACTTCCAATAGCCGCTTCCGCCGCTGCCGCAGCCGCCACGGCATTccattgcaaaaaaaatagaattagCTGATTTTTGGTTTGCCGCGAATTCCATCATTGGTACCACCACAAACCACAAACCACAAACCACATGGGGGGGTGGGGAGTTgtgaaaatttcaaaatttttttttttgtattttttttttcttttcgtGGCCATTTCTTATTAAGGAAGTTTTGCAGCACTAAAAAAATAgcaaattaaaagaattcaTACATACAATTTGATCTTAATTGGGAGATATAGTTTAGTTTTAAATCATAACCctacttcttttttttttttttttttgtggtGTTGTGGTGTCGCGGTGGTGTCGTGGTGACCCCCATGTGTtctctttaatttttttttacctaTAGTGGGTTGGTTGGTGAAGGAACCATGTGGGGCGGGGCGCGGGGGGGAGGGGAGGTAAAGTGgaatctaaaaaaaaaaaaaaaactttgtACGGAAATGATGCTACCACGCGATAGGGGCgtgttaaaaaaaaaaaaaaaaaaatctggTGTAGTGTAATATACCCAACTTTGAATCATTATAGAACCTCCTTACCTTCAAATTGTatattaaaatataatattaaatattaaataatgttagttgaattaaattgaatgtatatatattttttttttttctttagtaACCCTATTTATAAGAaatctatctatctatgtatgtatatctatatatatatttgtgCTGGAATAAACCTGTTTGTCCTTAagattcaaaaaaaaaaaaaaagtagaaGCAAtgaataatgatgattaaagattcttcctcttcctctgCTTTTGCTTTTGGCTTCCCCTTATTTATAAgaatattaaattatttaataattaaaagaaaaaaaatttttttgttgataaaaaatataatacttattaaaaaaaaaaaatttactaaagaataataataataataataataatattttttgtttgtgaAAAACTAATTTATACCAAAGACTAAAAGACCAAATTGAATGGAAAGAAGGAACTCAgatatcatcaacattcAAACACAATTGACcataaattaatgataaataaatattatcaatatatatatacatatatgtatctgttgttgttgttatggTTTGGTAAAAACTTCTAAATTGTTCCCCCctttttattctttattctttttttataatgCAGTTAACCATTTACGATAATTATCTGAagttgaatttattaattcattatttgatttagttGTATTAGTAgtataattgatatttgattgaactgaataattcaaatcaaaataattcaattcatcatcatcattatcaacaatatcattatcatattCATAATGATATTCATTGTTGTAATCTGTAGTTGGAGTTAAAGATGATAAATGTAATGGAGTATTTATTTGTgattgttgtagttgttgttgttgttgtagttgtatATATAAGGCTGGAGTTAATAAAGGTGATACCAATGATGGAGTATTTGAATTAGTGCTATTGACACTACTACCAGTAGTaccagtagtagtagtactagtaCTAGTGGTAGCACTGGCACTAgtattggtattggtaTTACCATTAGTACTGGTTGtattatgattatgttGTAGTTGATTTAATGAAGATTCATAAGCTATTGATTTACATTCTTCTGAACAATAGACTGAATTGTTTAAACATAATTTATCACAATGTAtacaataattattaaaggCAAAATCTGACATTATGAAGTATAAGTTGTGTAGTTTATATAtgcaaataaaaaaaaagggtgGGGGTGGGTGGGGTGGAtgataattaaataatcaatgctaatgatatatatatatatatatgtgtgtgtgtgtgtgttaTATGAAgtaaaatttgtttaatatcGGGAAATGAAAAGGTTACTAACAAGTGGacaccaataataaaaaggaatcagataataataaccagTAAATGATATAATAGTtattagttagttagttagaTAGTTGGAAGGATAACAGGAGTGGGACTCTTTAAAGTATTAGTTAAAGAGAAATgcaaatatataaaaacaaaaaaggaTAAGTAGTAAAAAtaagaattgaaaagaagattgaaaaaattttcatgaaaagaaacaaaaaaaaaaaaaaagaagaaggaaaGGGAAAGTGACTTGatcttatatatatatgtgtattattattattattaaggTGGTTTGTATATATGCGAGTTTAGGTCTAGGTCTGTTACTATAATTAAAATACTGCTCCTCTCTCTTTTTCTGCttgctttcttttttttctgtttttgtttctgtttctgtCGCCTTCTAAATATTTGACACATAAAGTTACACAAACTGACTTAATACACGCACCACACACGCACCACACACGCACGCACCACAGTGGAAAAtcttctttctctcttttttttttttttttgtttgtgatTGCAcgttttttttattttcctgtttttcttcttctggtCTTCAATTTCCTTTCTCGgatttttttatgtttttttatgttttcTCCAcctttatatttttattactCCCTTTCTACTACTCCtttctactactactactactactctTCCCCTTTCTTAACTGaactaacaacaacaacaacaagtcaTACAACTCCTGTAACAATTCTACTGCAAATCCacagttttcaatttttttttttttggggagGGGTCTGTCATAATCAGGACAATTCCaacattttgatttttggtCATGACAACtcctttttctcttttgttCCGTTTAAACTTTAAACGGGATTCCACACGTGCACTCTAcatcctcctcctcctcctccacCTCCCCACGCCCCACGCCCCACCccccaacaacaacaacaacaacaacaacaacatatatatatatatctaatTAACATTTACATTTACATTTCCATTCACATTCACATTCACATTCACATTCTCTTTTAATAAACTCACTTGTAGTTATTAACTACTTTACCTTACCTTACGTTACTTGTCTGGTCAACGGCTAAAAAACTCTTGGTATCTAATTATTCATAAATTCCAATTCAACATTCAACATTCAACATTCAACATTCCATTTTcactcaacaacaacaattagggttaaaatatttatcatactattctattctattcttTTATATTCtattctctttctttcttgctTTAATGTAGCCAACTATAAGAACTACACAAAATTAACGCCCTTATTTTAACAAAACAGTAGAAGTAGAAgtagaagatgaagaaaaaaaaattttttcttctttctctctttctctctcaTTACTACTTGATACATACTTCTACTTACCTACTTACCTACTTACTTACACCTACTGATGACCACATAATTAAAGTAATTCAACAAACTATATTTTATATCGTTTTTGTTAAAACacctcaacaacaacaacaacaacaaataacaaGTGTAGTAAAAGATCTCCTTATTTCTATCCTCCCCCCCCTTTCCTTTGCTTTATCGTTcctttcatttcatttttttatcCATTTTTATcgtttgatgattttgcTTTGTGtgaaacaaaacaaagcaaaagcaaaagcaaaaataaaacaaaatcaaccCAGAAAACAAAGGATTTTTTTACTTTATGTCATTGGGGGAAAAAGCGGGACACGGAATTCATGGAAGGAATCTAACAAAGccgccaccaccacctccaccaccaccaccattgcTACTACTCCTACAATTTATTGGATATATTATATGTATacttttaattctttatgAGCTGTTTTATTCGAtgttttcctttttttttatcctATGTTATGTCCTTGTAACAATtcctctctctctctctcttttttaGAATATTCTGTTTTCATTCTTTCATTGTATACGGAAAACCTTACTTGAggtgatattattatatagaTGATGATTCATTTACTAAGACGATGAgtaaagttgttgttgttgttgttgttgttgttgttgttgttgttgttgttgttgttgttgttgttgttgttgttgttgttgttgttgttgttgttgttgtttttttgcagTATATATCGTCTACTCTAAATAAAGTGTGCAAAGATGATAGTAGTATGAGAGAAtgagagaaagagagagaaagatCACAGAATCAAATTTCATAATATAGACGGAAAAAGGAGATCAAACCCAATAAACAACACTAACATTAACATTAACTGTGGTATATTTGGAGAATGTTTGAatcactactactactactactctTTCCAAGAAAATACTAATATCAAACTATAgttaagaataataataatctttttaatcccaacaaaaattgtttcaaacaataaaaagaaaactttaCAAACgttttataaaaaataaaaaaaaaaacatctGATCCTGAtccaaaacaacaacaacaacaacaacagtttATGTGTGAAAGATTTTTTCGCAATTGAAATTCtcaaacttgaaaaaaaaaaaagaaagaaaaaaacgaaaaaaatCTTCCGAGAATTATTGAGAGAGATAGATAGAGAGAGAAAGTAAATATGCAAATGACAATGACAAtgacaataacaataacaatgacagaaagaaagaaagaaagaaaaattttttcatcttattctattttttaagagtggtttttcttttacatAATatgaattgttgttgttgttgttgttgttgttgttgtttttttcaaccCTATCAATTTAACCAATCCTCAATCCAATCCTCAATCCAATATCACAGTTGATACAACAAGCTTGGTCAGATTTATTAACTtcttggtttctttttttggtttttttttttggttttaattgtaaatatattccttattattatacaaTGATAAAGCACTGTTTCATAATAGAATAacctcttcttttttttttttaactatTTCCATTTTCTATTGATTCTTGGTTGTAATGTACTTTACTCGCCTCAAATAGagaaaatatgaaaaaaaaaaagcgtttttttcatcatcatcattctccaaaatacaaaaaataagttttcttttcttttctttattttttttttaaggttgaacaagaagaagaagaagaaaaatagGAGAAAATCCTTCGAGGTTATATGTTATGGGTTTTTAAGGTTCTTAAGGTTTTtaaggttttttttttgtttttacaAACGTGGGCTAGTCTTCTCTTCCTTCCCCCCCCCCGTGTCTCCTCCTGTACCACGATCAGACCAGACCAGACCAAACCAGACCAGAacgccaaaaaaaaaaataaaaaaaaaataatcatcGGTAAATCTATATTTTATCCCACATGgtatattataaattaatttggcatccaccaccaccaccaccatcaaatcatcataaaatagaaaatagaaaatagaaaatagaTGAATTAAAGGTGGGGGGTGGGCCTgttctctctctctctctctctctcccTTTCATTTATTAACCGAggattctttttttgcaaaaaagaagaagaagttagacaattatatataatgtATAATGGGAGAGGGGTGGGGAGGAGGAGAAGGGAATATCTTGCAGTAATTTAGttgattcattttgttAATTATATGGAAACaatgaattatcaaataaattatcaaaatatgactttgattatttttatgtTTCTTTGGACTTACCATTtgagagaaagagaaagacaaagacaaagagaaagagatgtatattatattgattgatattttaagaaataaaaaaaaaaggatgctgttgttgttgttgtggttgtggttgttgttgtggttgtggttgttgttgttgttgttgttgttgttgttgtttttcctttctgtgttttaatttttttaagaTTTGCGTAATTTATACACCATAACGTATAACTTCAATataaaatagaatataGGTTAATTAACTATCTGGGACCAAATAAATAtgtttccttttttttttggggacATCTATTTAAGCAAGttgtcaataataaattattaaaagcGGGAAACTGTTCttaatcaagaaaattttgcattttcattttgcaACTTTGTTtcgcaaaaaaaaaaaaaattagagaAGT encodes:
- a CDS encoding kinetochore protein, putative, which translates into the protein MFQNQNQNQNKPHTHIKYLNPFDTSHFIPTPLVMASSVEKLNKLIEEVNNQDELQLIEEINLYIKTLYELRQIKIDQLSNIIHQLNQKIITSNKEINQLNKINDYNYELIKVNNFNFIDGSWSQSFQFTNFDRISSSISDTSHHHHHHDNNIFQMINKRLNELDNLKVIIVKELNDLETNLNNLKYKQNNLYESMEDINDKLDKLLNDIDKSGIIDQDPSILRINLFRNLGIKLENTPHNNNNNNNNTTRSDGDTDDCVIITDDNNNVNILNIEPKLSDYFISNYIWDKL
- a CDS encoding mitochondrial 54S ribosomal protein YmL31 (Similar to S. cerevisiae MRPL31), with amino-acid sequence MFSSLIRSGGYIWKFTSRLTSTQKYKLRNRMKQVDENINNIYQGLIKIQENKSIGDLTNFKKIDYLKFQFPKENEMTTRDKYTTFNRHSKNYRKPIHRVPKWTKLSFRENPKYF